GCCGCCGGCCATGGGTGCCGTCCGTCTGGACGGTGCCGAGATGCATAGCTGGGACAGGCAGCAGGTGGGTCCTTTTATCGGATATCTTCCACAGGACATAGAGCTGCTTGAGGGCACCGTTGCTCAAAATATTGCCCGCTTCGGAGATATTGATGATGCTGCGGTTGTGAAAGCGGCACAGACAGCAGGTGTCCATGAGATGATCCTGCACTTTCCCGACGGATATAATACCTATATAGGCGAGGGCGGTGTGGTTCTTTCCGGAGGCCAGCGCCAGCGCATAGCACTGGCAAGGTCAATTTACGGCAGTCCTGTCATGGTGGTGCTGGATGAACCCAACTCCAATCTCGATGATGTGGGAGAGCAGGCCCTTGTGTCGGCCATAGAGCAGATGAAGGCGGACGGAAAAACGGTGTTTGTCATTACCCATAAAACCAACATCCTCAGTACCGTGGATAAGCTCATGATGCTTTCCGCAGGCCAGCTTCAGGCCTTTGGTCCAAGGGATGACGTGCTGCGCTGGATACAGGAGCAGCGGGCTAATGCCGAGGCCGCCGCCCGCAAGGCCATTACATGAGGGATGGGGCTGCTTGTCCGTGTGGAGTTCAGGCAGTTTCTGTCAGTCCGTGTCAGTCTTTGTTTGTCCGTGTATTTTGTATGTGTGCAGTCGCTGTCCGTTCGCTTTTAGGGCAACATTATTTACGCTCAAAGAGGATCCCCATGCAGAACCCCCAAATACCAAAACCAGATACCAATCCGGCCAAGGCCATTTTTACAGGCTTTGCCATTCTCATACTGGGATTTTTTTCCTTTGTTTTCTGGGCCGTCACAGCTCCCCTTGATAAGGGTATAGTCTGTCAGGGCATTGTTTCCGTAGAGACCCACCGCAAGGCAGTGCAGCACCTTTATGGCGGCATTGTGGATGCCATCTATGTCCGGGAGAACCAGCCCGTAAAAAAAGATGAACTCCTTATCCGCTTAAGTGATGTCCGTCCCCGTGCGGAGTACGCAGCCGTCCGCAGTGAGTACATCAGTGCCAAGGCCACCCATGCAAGACTACTTGCGGAAAGGCTTGGCCATGACAGCATCGCCTTCCCTGCAGATCTCCTTCTCCACAAGGATTCGGTTGCGGAGGAGATTCTTCACACCCAGCGGGAGCTTTTCTCCAGCCGCAGGGGCAGTCTTCTCAGGGAAAAGGAGATTCTGGAGGAAAACATCGGTTCCCAGCAGCGTTATATTGAAACCCTTGAGTCGGCCCTTTCCAGCAGGACCCGTCAGGCCAGCCTTCTGCTGGATGAAATATCCGACCTTCAGGAGCTTGTGAATGAGGGGCATTATCCCAGAAATAACCTGCTCACTCTGGAGCGCAGCCTTGAGGAGGTAAATTCCCGCAGGTCTGAGGATATCGGAAACATCTCAAGGGCAAATGGCCATATTACAGAGCTGCGTCTCCGCATTCTCAAGCTGGATCAGGATTTTCAGAAGGAAGTAGAGTCCGGACTCAGTGAGACCCAGCGCAGGCTTGCTTCCCTTATGGAGCAGTATGAGGCGGTAAAGGATGTGCTTCGCCGCACGGAAATCCGCTCCCCCGATGATGGTATTGTTCTCTCCCTTGAAACTCACACCATCGGTGGTGTGATCAGTCCCGGCCAGAAGATTATGGAGATTGTTCCCAGTGATTCTCTTCTTATTATTGAGGCCCAGATTCAGCCCAAAGACATTGACCGGGTTCATGGTGATATGAAGGCGGATTTGCGCTTCAGTGCCTTTGATACCCGAAACACACCTGTAATTGAGGGGGATGTTTTTGCAGTTTCTCCCGACAGGCTTATTGATCAAAACACAAGAATGCCCTACTATATGGCCAAGATTGCCATTCCCCACGAAGAGCTTGAAAGGCTTGGCCGGGACAGGCAGCTTGTTCCCGGTATGCCCGCTGAGGTGGTCATCAAGACAGGAGAAAGAACCCTGCTGCGTTATCTGATTGATCCTTTTATAGAAAGACTTTTTGTTTCCTTCAAAGAGGAGTAGCTTTCTGAGGAGTAGTTTTAATGGTAGGGTATTTTCGTCTTATCCTGGCCTGCATGGTACTTCTTTCCCATATTCATGTGCGTTTTTTTGATATGAATCCCGGAGTTGTTGCCGTTGTTATTTTTTATATGCTGGCCGGGTATGTGGTTTCAAAGCTCTGGCATGAAATACTTCCCGGTGGTTCCGGTCTGGTATTCCGCTTTTTAAGGGATCGTTTTTTGCGTATTTACCCTTTGTATCTTTATGTCTGCGTTCTGACCGTTGCTTTTTTTCTGACAACGGGTTATGGTCCTGCTGATTTTACTGTAGTAAAAATATTTTATAATTTTAGCATTGTACCGCTGAACTATTATATGTGGCTTGACAGCGGGGTTCTTTCCGGGCATGGGCTTTGCATTGTTCCTCCTGCGTGGTCCCTTGGTGCAGAGCTGCAGGCTTATCTGCTAATGATGTTTCTTTTTATTTTTAAGCCCCTGAAGCATCTTCTTGCAACGGCCAGCTTCCTTGTTTTTCTTATGGCTGCGTTCGGGTTTTTGCATACGGATTATTTTGGTTACAGGCTTTTGCCGGGAGTTTTGTTCTTTTTTGTTCTGGGGAGCTGCCTGTTTCAGATCCACAGAGGGCGTGCTGATTTATTTGACAGATGTTTTCCTGTTATTATCTGGCTTGCTGCGCTTGTGGTTTTTTCTTTTCTCTGGATGAAGGGTTTTCACAGGGCAGACTATATCCGTGAAACTTTTCTTGGTCTGTCCATGGGCTTGCCTCTTCTTTATATGATGCATAAATCAGGCAGGCACCTTCAGGGCAATGCCTTTTGTGCAGGTCTTTCCTATGGGGTTTTTCTCAGCCATTTTCTGGTTATATGGTTTCTGGATCATATGGGCTGGTCTTCGGAAGCCAATGCGGGCGGCTTATTTTATTCCACCGTTGTTATTTGTTTAAGTGTTTTTATTTCCTGGTTCGGTGTGAGATTTATAGAATCTCCGGTGACGTATTGGCGCATTGCAAAAAAATAAGTTTTTTGCTTTTTTCGGGGTTTGTTTAAATGGTTTATGGGGTTAAGGGTTTTGTTTTTTGGCAAAAAAGTATATGTGATAATGTTTTTTGTAAGCTGAAAAAATCAGGCAAACAATCTTTTTTGACTGATAATATTTTTGTTTTGTTTTTTTTTGTTGCATGGTACGTGCTGTTTTTGATATTGTGCCTTTGAAAAATTTAGTTCAGAAAATTTGTTTGCTTCGGAATGGTTTTTGTATCCGGTAAGTAAACGTTGGTTTGAGAAGTTCGGAAACTCCCGGGCTGTGCAATGTCTTGGTATCCGGGCAAAAACAACATTAAGTGGAGGTATAGACTCATGGCTTTAACACAAACGCAGGTTTCTCAACTTTATGTGGCACTGTTCGGCCGGGCTTCCGAAGGTGCAGGTAACAAGTTCTGGCAGGGTGCGGAAGACATGCAGTCTGCAGCTCAGGGCATGGTTGAAACCGATGCTGCTGAAGAGTTTTATGGTGATAAGTATGATGATGATGCAGCCTTTGTAGAAATGCTTTATCTCAATACCATGAATAAAGCTCCGGATGCAGAAGGCCTTGATCACTGGGTGGCATCCCTTGAAGGTGGTGCGAGCCGAGGTGAAGTAGCCGCAGAATTTATAGCCGCTATAGAAGATAATAAAGAAATTGATCCTGTGGGTTATGCTACCTTTAACAACCGTGTTGCAGTATCCGATTACACGGCAGATAAGGTACCCGGAGAAGACCTTAAAGTTTCTGAACTTGATGAGTTTGTGGGATATGTTTCCGAGGTAACAGATGATGAGTCTACTGTTGCCGCAGCTAAGGAAAAAGTTGATGCAGACGTCCCCGATCCCGGCGTTCCCGGTGAGACCATTACCCTCACTACTGGTAAGGACATTGTAGGCCCCGATGCAGAAGAAGGGTTCAAGACCACAGAGAATAACGACACCATCAAGGGTGTGGTGGATAACCTTGCTACCAAGCGTACCCTGGACGCAACAGATCAGATTGATGGTGGCGAAGGCAACAATACCCTTCAGGTAACCATGAATGCCAATTTCAATGGCTTCAGCGGTGGCGATGATGGCGGTTTCATGAAGAACGTGGGAACCGTTGAACTGACCAATTCCACCAAGTTTGAGCGTTCCTTCAATGCCAAAAACGTTGAGGATGTGGAAACTTATAAGCTGGACGCTACCGAAGGTGCCGTGAAGCTTACCAACCTTGCTGAAGCGGGAATTACCGTTGAGGTAACAGGTCAGGCACAGGCAAAAGGCACCGGAGACAGTAACCTTAATATCGGTTTTGATGCTAAAGCCGTAGCTGGTCAGAACGATGCCCTTACCCTTGGCCTGAATGGTGTGGGGCGGCTTGGTGATCTTTGTGACAATACCGATAATCCCCGTTCCGTTGTCCTGAAGACCAATGGTATTGAACATCTTACCCT
The sequence above is a segment of the Desulfobotulus mexicanus genome. Coding sequences within it:
- a CDS encoding HlyD family type I secretion periplasmic adaptor subunit, producing MQNPQIPKPDTNPAKAIFTGFAILILGFFSFVFWAVTAPLDKGIVCQGIVSVETHRKAVQHLYGGIVDAIYVRENQPVKKDELLIRLSDVRPRAEYAAVRSEYISAKATHARLLAERLGHDSIAFPADLLLHKDSVAEEILHTQRELFSSRRGSLLREKEILEENIGSQQRYIETLESALSSRTRQASLLLDEISDLQELVNEGHYPRNNLLTLERSLEEVNSRRSEDIGNISRANGHITELRLRILKLDQDFQKEVESGLSETQRRLASLMEQYEAVKDVLRRTEIRSPDDGIVLSLETHTIGGVISPGQKIMEIVPSDSLLIIEAQIQPKDIDRVHGDMKADLRFSAFDTRNTPVIEGDVFAVSPDRLIDQNTRMPYYMAKIAIPHEELERLGRDRQLVPGMPAEVVIKTGERTLLRYLIDPFIERLFVSFKEE
- a CDS encoding acyltransferase family protein, with the translated sequence MVGYFRLILACMVLLSHIHVRFFDMNPGVVAVVIFYMLAGYVVSKLWHEILPGGSGLVFRFLRDRFLRIYPLYLYVCVLTVAFFLTTGYGPADFTVVKIFYNFSIVPLNYYMWLDSGVLSGHGLCIVPPAWSLGAELQAYLLMMFLFIFKPLKHLLATASFLVFLMAAFGFLHTDYFGYRLLPGVLFFFVLGSCLFQIHRGRADLFDRCFPVIIWLAALVVFSFLWMKGFHRADYIRETFLGLSMGLPLLYMMHKSGRHLQGNAFCAGLSYGVFLSHFLVIWFLDHMGWSSEANAGGLFYSTVVICLSVFISWFGVRFIESPVTYWRIAKK